Genomic window (Candidatus Aramenus sp. CH1):
AGCTCGTGGGGGCCGAGATCCCAGACACCACTGGTATCCCGGCCTTTACCGCCTTCACCATTATCTCGTACCCGACCCTACCGCTCACCTGCAGGACGAACGACGTCCCCGGCAACCTCCCGTCTAGCAGGAGCCTCCCCACCACCTTGTCGACTGCGTTGTGCCTCCCCACGTCCTCCCTCAAGTAGACCAGCTCTCCTGAGAGGGTGAATAGGGCCGACGCGTGTATCCCGCCAGTCGCGTTGAAGGCGTCCTGTCCCCTCCTGAGCTTCTCCGGGAGGGAGAAGAGCACTTCCCTCCTCACCTTGGCGTTCGACTTAACCACGTCCACGGCGTAGAGCAACGATCTACCGCAGACCCCACAGCTAGAGCTCACGAGCAGTTGCCTTGCCTTTGCGTGGACCTCCTTCCTCAAGTAGACGTCCACGTGGCCTCCGCCCTTCTTGACCCCTATCACGTCCTCTGCCCTCTCTATCACCCCCTCGCTGTAGAGGAAGCCCACTGCCAGTTCCTCGTCCTCCCCAGGGGTCCTCATAACCACGGCGAAGGGCTCGCACTCCTTGGAGCACACCCTCACTTCAAGGGGTTCCTCCACTGCCACCAAGTCCTCCTCTTCCCTGTCCTCCTCTCCCCTCACCTTGAGCACCTTGGTTACCCTCACATTCACCCCTTTCCACCTCCGCTAGCAGAGCCTATTGCCTTCAGTAGCTGGAGCACCACGTAGAGGCCTCTCCTCACTTCTGGGTCCTTAAGCGCCCCCAGCAGTTCTGTGAGGGACACGTCCTTTGCCTCGGCCTTCCCGTTAAGAGCTGAGTAGAGTAGGCTGAGGTTGTTCAGCAGGGCTGAGTTCTCCTCCACGAGATGCACCAAGACGTCCTCAGACCTCTCCAGTAGGCCCACTAGGAAGGGCAGTACCCCCGTCCTGTGGAGGAGCTCCACCAGCTTGAAAAGCTCCTCCATTGCCTCCTCGCTCACTCCGCCAGTGGCCTGAACTCTTCCCTCTTCCACTTCTCCTCCACCCTTATCCCAAGTTGCCTCTTCCTCTCCTTTACGTGGAACCTCCAGTTGTCCCTGGGCAGTGGAGGGGACCCGTCCCCTTCCTCAACCTTCTCTATGACCACCGGGGTGTCCTTGTACCCTGGGGTTCCAGAGTCCTTGTCGTAGACGTTGCCGGTTAAGTTGTTCACGCCA
Coding sequences:
- the fdhD gene encoding formate dehydrogenase accessory sulfurtransferase FdhD, producing the protein MNVRVTKVLKVRGEEDREEEDLVAVEEPLEVRVCSKECEPFAVVMRTPGEDEELAVGFLYSEGVIERAEDVIGVKKGGGHVDVYLRKEVHAKARQLLVSSSCGVCGRSLLYAVDVVKSNAKVRREVLFSLPEKLRRGQDAFNATGGIHASALFTLSGELVYLREDVGRHNAVDKVVGRLLLDGRLPGTSFVLQVSGRVGYEIMVKAVKAGIPVVSGISAPTSYAVELARETGVCLVGFLRGRGFNVYSHPERVV
- a CDS encoding DUF1641 domain-containing protein, which translates into the protein MEEGRVQATGGVSEEAMEELFKLVELLHRTGVLPFLVGLLERSEDVLVHLVEENSALLNNLSLLYSALNGKAEAKDVSLTELLGALKDPEVRRGLYVVLQLLKAIGSASGGGKG